In Cheilinus undulatus linkage group 16, ASM1832078v1, whole genome shotgun sequence, one DNA window encodes the following:
- the LOC121523461 gene encoding zinc finger protein OZF-like: MDETEGLRARGTTEHANHNIQQLMVRKEKVLPEQQERSSILDQEEPPEPAHIKEEPEELWNSQEREQLQGAEEADINMSTFTIISVKIEKEDGDEFLPQQLDENQSEESRGTEHLKTESDGEDCGVSEADREFNPDSEETSQLSGSETDDSADWEQSEQPQTSLNTLQIKKVAVSDVKYNTGDTSVSSSECPLSLEKKKQLQQDRETHSGDEPFSCSVCNKSFPFRSYLVRHKRVHTGEKPFSCSVCHKRFSLQENLNKHLFIHTGEKPFSCSLCHKRFSKQGHLKQHLTVHTGEKPFSCSVCHKQFSLQENLKKHLIIHTGEKPFSCSVCHKRFSQQGHLKQHLTVHTGEKPFSCSVCQKRFSQQVNLKQHLTVHTGEKPFSCVVCDKRFSRQGHLKKHLTVHTAGKPFSCSVCCRGFTKEVYVKNHKCSGKTETKQN, translated from the exons ATGGACGAGACGGAGGGACTACGCGCACGCGGGACGACTGAACATGCTAACCACA ACATCCAGCAGCTGATGGTGAGAAAAGAAAAGGTTCTCCctgagcagcaggagaggagctCCATTCTGGACCAGGAGGAGCCACCAGAACCAgcacacattaaagaggaaccaGAAGAATTGTGGAACAgtcaggagagagagcagcttcAAGGAGCAGAGGAGGCTGATATCAACATGTCAACATTCACTATTATCTCTGTGAAGATTGAAAAGGAGGATGGAGATGAATTTCTGCCCCAGCAGCTTGATGAAAACCAAAGTGAAGAGAGCAGAGGCACAGAGCATTTGAAAACAGAATCTGATGGCGAGGACTGCGGAGTATCTGAAGCAGACAGAGAGTTTAATCCAGACAGTGAAGAGACTTCACAACTTTCTGGatctgagactgatgacagtgctgattGGGAACAAAGTGAACAGCCTCAGACAAGTTTAAATACACTGCAAATCAAAAAGGTAGCTGTAAGTGATGTGAAATATAACACTGGAGACACATCAGTTAGCTCCTCTGAATGTCCTCTaagccttgaaaaaaagaaGCAGCTGCAGCAAGACAGAGAGACCCACTCAGGAGACGAACCATTTAGTTGTTCAGTTTGTAACAAAAGTTTTCCATTCAGAAGCTATTTGGTGAGGCATAAAAGagtccacacaggggagaaaccatttagttgtTCAGTTTGTCATAAACGATTTTCTCTCCAAGAAAACCTGAATAAACACCTGTTtatccacacaggggagaaaccatttagctgtTCGCTTTGTCATAAAAGATTTTCTAAACAAGGACATCTAAAGCAACACTTGACTGtacacacaggggagaaaccttTTAGCTGTTCTGTTTGTCATAAACAATTCTCTCTCCAAGAAAATCTGAAGAAACACCTGATtatccacacaggggagaaaccatttagctgtTCTGTGTGTCATAAACGTTTTTCCCAACAAGGCCATCTGAAGCAACACTTGActgtccacacaggggagaaaccatttagctgtTCTGTTTGTCAAAAAAGATTTTCCCAACAAGTAAATCTGAAGCAACATTTGACtgtccacacaggagagaaaccttttAGCTGTGTTGTTTGTGACAAAAGATTCTCCAGACAAGGACATCTTAAGAAACACTTGACTGTCCACACAGCGGGGAAACCATTTAGTTGCTCAGTTTGTTGCAGAGGATTCACCAAGGAGGTGTATGTGAAAAATCACAAGTGTAGTGGGAAGAccgaaacaaaacaaaattaa
- the LOC121523464 gene encoding gastrula zinc finger protein XlCGF8.2DB-like, whose amino-acid sequence MSGFQDLSVFPVEVHQLSVSKGKLSSEQQEWSSSLNQEITIKEEPEELWSNQEGGQLQGPDEDDIIKFTFVPVPVKSEDDEDDEPQSSNLHQRKPTEMETGGDGEYGGPEAARHFNPESDLQPEIEVKIEDSSEMGTDDSADWWESSEHQSGLNSVENIQTEERMTDKNSHCCSECGKSFDYRSHLMHHMRSHTGERPFSCPECGKGCKYKSHLIYHMRTHTGEKPFSCSQCDKKFHVKDALTRHMSKHTGEKPFSCSVCDQRFTHKCNLTQHIRIHTGEKPFSCPACGKRFNKQGHMTRHMRIHLEEKPFSCTECGKRFSQKNNLTEHVRIHTGEKPFSCSDCGKRFSQSRSLSRHVLVHSGEKPFSSAVVKESD is encoded by the exons atgtccgGGTTTCAGGATCTTTCAG tttttcctgtGGAAGTCCATCAACTTTCAGTGAGTAAAGGAAAGCTTTCCAGTGAGCAGCAGGAGTggagctccagtctgaaccaggAGATAACCATCAAAGAAGAACCAGAGGAACTGTGGAGCAATCAGGAGGGAGGTCAGCTTCAAGGACCAGATGAGGATGATATCATCAAGTTCACATTTGTTCCCGTCCCTGTGAagagtgaagatgatgaagatgatgaaccTCAGTCCTCTAATCTTCATCAAAGAAAACCCACAGAGATGGAAACAGGAGGTGATGGAGAGTATGGAGGACCAGAGGCAGCCAGACACTTTAATCCAGAGAGTGATTTACAACCAGAGATTGAGGTCAAGATTGAAGATTCTTCTGAAATGGggactgatgacagtgctgattGGTGGGAGTCCAGCGAACACCAGTCAGGATTAAATTCAGTGGAAAACATTCAAACTGAAGAAAGAATGACTGACAAGAACTCACAttgctgctctgagtgtggtaaaagtttTGACTATAGAAGTCATCTAATGCATCATATGAGAAGtcacacaggagagagaccCTTCAGCTGCCCCGAGTGTGGTAAAGGCTGTAAGTACAAAAGTCATCTAATATATCATATGAGAActcacacaggggagaaacccttcagctgctctcaGTGTGATAAGAAATTTCATGTTAAAGATGCTCTAACAAGACATATGAGCAAacacacaggagagaagcccttcagctgctctgtgtgtgatCAAAGATTTACCCATAAATGTAACCTCACACAACATATAAGaattcacacaggtgagaaacccttcagctgccctGCTTGTGGAAAAAGATTTAACAAACAAGGACATATGACTAGACATATGAGAATCCACTTGGAagaaaaacccttcagctgcactgagtgtggtaaaagatttagccaaaaaaataatcttacgGAGCATGTCAGGattcacacaggggagaaacccttcagctgctctgattgtggtaaaagatttagcCAAAGCAGAAGTCTAAGTAGACATGTTTTAGTGcactcaggagagaaacccttcagctccGCTGTGGTCAAAGAGTCAGATTAA